DNA from Bordetella genomosp. 13:
AAATGCCCAGCAGCACCAGCGCCAGCATGAAGGCCAGCGCCAGGCCGGCGGCCACGCCGCCCCATAGATAGCGCAGCCCGCGCGCGCCCTGGGGCGCGGCGCGCAGCCACGAGTAGAGGATGCCCACCACGAGCAGCGCCTCGACGCTTTCGCGCCATACGATGAAGAGAACCTGTTCCATGTACCTGGGCCCGCTACTCGGGCTTGACCACCAGCGTGCCGCGCACCTGCTGGTGAAAATCATCGAAGAAGGGATACTCGCCGGGACGCGAGATGGTGATCACCACGAAAGAGTTGACCCCCGGACCCAGCACCTTTTCCTTGCGCAGCGGGATGCTCTCGAACTCGACCGGCTCGTTGCTGGCGTTGATCAGCTCGATCTTGAAACGGCCGGCGGGCACCTCGAGGCGCTCGGGCTCGAAGGTGCCGTCCGGCTTGAACGTGAGCGTGAAGGTGGGCAGCTCGGCCGCGCCGGCGGCGCCCGCGGACAGGACCAGCAGCGCGGCGGCCAACGCCTTGCGCATCAGTACCCGCCCTTCTTGCCGGTGCCGGCGTAGACGAAGTCGTACTCCAGGTCGAAGGGCTGGAAGAACGGCGCCACGCCGGTTTCCTTGTCGACATGGCGGCCGAAATGGCCCATTTCGTCTGCGCCAGGCGGCAGGATCGAATACTTGAGGTGGTACTTGCCCGGTCCTTCGAGCTTGACGTTGTCGCCGTAGTGCGGCCCGTCGTTGGCCACCATGGGCATGAACGTGCCCTTGATGACGTTGGCGCTGCCGGCCTTCTGCAATTCGTACTTCACCACCAGATAGGGCACCCACTCGCCTTCGGGGAAGCCGCTTTTGTTGTCGCCGGTGGCATGGATGTCCGCCTCGAGGTGCACATCGGAATCCTTGGCCGCGCGCATCATGCCCGGGGGATCCATCTCGATGGGCTGCAGGTATACCGCGCCGATCTCCATCCCGCCGCGTTCGGCCGGCTTGCCGATGGGATACTCCGCCGCGCTGGCGGCAACCGACAGGCCCAGGCCTACGGCCAGGGCCACGGTTTGCTTGATCATCAGGACTTCCTCAGTCAACGCGCCCCGGGCTCGCGGCCCGGGAACTTAAACAAGAACAGTTTTCATTACTGTAGCGCGATGAGCTGACATGGCACTGAATCGTCACGCAGCCGTGACTGGGGCGGTGCGGCCCGCCCCGTGCCTGCTTACTTGCGATTGCCCGGCGTGCTTCCCGGCGGGAACGGAAAGCTGGAGAACATGGCGCGGGTCTGGTCCTGCATCTGGTCCTGCATCTGCACGAACAGGTTCTTGCTCTGGTCGATGTAGTTGTTCATCATCTTCTGCAGCATGGGCGTCTGCACGTTCATGAACTGCGTCCAGGCCTCGGGCCCGAACTGGCTGCCGTACACGCCCTTGGACTGCTCGGCCATGCGCTGCTGGATCTCCATGAAGGCCTGGATGTTCTTCTCGAGATACGAGCCCATGATGCCCTGCATGGCGTGGCCGTAGAAGCGGATGATCTGCGACAGCATGGTCGACGAGAACATCGGCATGCCGCCGCTCTCTTCTTCAAGAATGATCTGCAGCAGGATGCTGCGCGTCAGGTCCTCGCCGCTCTTGGCGTCGACCACCTGGAATTCCTCGCTGGCAAGCACGAGTTGCTTCACGTCGGCCAGCGTGATGTAGGTACTGGTCTGCGTGTCGTACAGGCGGCGATTCGGATATTTCTTTATCAGGCGCGGCGTCGCGCCATTCTGTGCTTGCGTCATGACTGTCCCCGAGATCGGGCGATCTCTTCTAATGGCATTGAATTGCAGTGTACTGCCGCGGCCGTCCTCCTCGACGGCCGCATTCGTCTCGCGGCGGCGCGGCGCGCTCAGCCCATGTGCAGGCCGCCGTTGAGCGAGAAATCGGCGCCCGTGGCGAAGCCCGATTCGTCGGACGCCAGCCATGCCGTCATCGAGGCGATCTCTTCGGGCGTGCCCAGGCGGCGCACCGGAATGGTGGCGACGATCTTCTCGAGCACGTCGGGCCGGATGGCGCGGACCATGTCGGTGCCGATGTAGCCCGGCGAGATGGTGTTGACCGTGACGCCCTTGCTGGCGACTTCCTGCGCCAGCGCCATGGTGAAGCCGTGGATGCCGGCCTTGGCCGTGGAATAGTTGGTCTGTCCGAACTGGCCCTTCTGGCCGTTGACCGAGCTGATGTTGATGATGCGCCCCCACTGCCGGTCGACCATGCCGTCCAGCACCTGCTTGGTCACGTTGAACAGGCTGTTGAGGTTGGTGTCGATGACCGTTCGCCAATCGTCGACGGACATCTTGCGGAACAGGCCGTCGCGGGTGATGCCGGCGTTGTTGACCAGCACGTCGACCGGGCCCAGCTCCTCGGTCACGCGCTCGAACGCGGCCTTGGTGGAATCCCAGTCGGACACGTTGCCCACCGAGGCGTGGAAGGTGTAGCCCTGCGCCGCCTGCTCGTCGATCCACTGCTGATAGTTGCGGCTGGGACCGCAGCCCGCCACGACGCGAAAACCCTCTTTGGCCAGGCGCTGGCAGATCGCCGTGCCTATGCCGCCCATGCCGCCCGTCACATATGCCAGTTTGCCGCTCATGGTTCTTCCTCCTATATGCCGCACGTTTTGTGTCGCTGCCTGGTCCGCCGGCGCGGCGGACGCTCAGACCGCCCTGACTTTCACATACCTGCCCGGCGCCGGCTCGATCGGCCGATAACGGGTGTTGCCCAATTTCGTGCGGGCGCGTACCTGGGGGCCGCCGTGTCCGGCCAGCCATTGCGCCCAGTCCGTCCACCAGCTGCCGGGATGCTCGGCGGCCGCCGACAGCCAGGCGTTGGGATCGCCAGGCAGCCCGGTCTCGTCGGCTGCCACCCAATAGCTGCGCTTCCTGCGCGCCGGCGGATTGACCACCCCGGCGATGTGGCCCGAAGCCCCCAGCACGAAGCGCCTGGGTCCGCGCAGCAGCTGCGTGGAGGCGTAGGCCGAAGTCCAGGGCACGATATGGTCTTCGCGCGAGCCGAACAGGTAGGCCGGCATGTCCAGGCGCGTGAGGTCGATGGGCACGCCGTTGGCCTGCGCGCGGCCCGGCACCTTGAGGTTGTTCTCGAGATACGTGTTGCGGAAGTACCAGGAAAAGAAAGGCCCTGGCAAGTTCGTGCTGTCGGCGTTCCAGAACAGCAGGTCGAAGGCGGGCGGCGTCTGACCTTTCAGGTAGTTGCCCACGACGTAGTTCCAGACCAGCTCGTTGGGCCGCAGGAACGAGAACGTCGTGGCAAGGTCGCGCGCGGGCATCAGCCCGCCCTTGCCCAGCTGCTGGTCGCGCAGCAGCGCATGGCCCTCGTCGACGAAGACCTTCAGCACCCCGGTGTCGTGGTAATCGAGCAGCGAGGTCAGCAGCGTGAGCGAGGCGGCCGGCCGCTGGCCGCGCGCATGGGCCTGCGCCAGCGCCGAGGCGAGCATGGTGCCGCCCACGCAGAAGCCCAGCGCGTTGACCTGGTCCTGGCCGGTGATGTCGGCGGCCACGGCCAGCGCGCGCAGCACGGCTTCGTCGAGATAGTCGTCCCAGGTCGCCTTGTCGACGCCATCACCGTCGTTGGGCAGGGGATTGCGCCACGACACGATGAACACCGTGTGGCCCTGCTCGACCGCATGCCGCACGAATGAGTTGTCGGGCTGCAGGTCGAGGATGTAGTACTTGTTGATGTTGGGCGGCACCACCACCAGCGGACGCGCATACACCGTGCGGGTGGATGGGGCGTACTGGATCAGCTGCATCAGCCGGTTCTCGTACACCACCTCGCCGGGCGTGACCGCCACGTTGCGGCCGATTTCGAACTGCGTCTCGTCCGTCTGGGTGATGCGGCCCTTGCGCAGGTCCTGCACCAGGTTCGCCAGCCCGGCCGTCAACGCGCGGCCGGCGGTCTCGACGATGGACTGCTGCGCGTCGGGATTGAACGCCAGGAAGTTGGAAGGCGACAGCGCGTCGACCCACTGCATGATGGAAAAGCGCAGCCGTTCACGCAGCGGCTCGCTTACCTGCGCGGCGTCGACCATGCGGCCCATGGCACGCGCCGAGAGCAGGTAGGCATGGGCGATGAGCATGTGTTCGCTGCTGCGGGTCCAGGCGGAACCGGCGAAGCGGCGATCCGATGGAGGCGCAAGCGCGCCGCGCTTTGCGTCTTCGCACAAGCGCAGCCAGTCGCGTGAGAAATCGGCATGGAT
Protein-coding regions in this window:
- a CDS encoding cupredoxin domain-containing protein translates to MRKALAAALLVLSAGAAGAAELPTFTLTFKPDGTFEPERLEVPAGRFKIELINASNEPVEFESIPLRKEKVLGPGVNSFVVITISRPGEYPFFDDFHQQVRGTLVVKPE
- a CDS encoding iron transporter, with the protein product MIKQTVALAVGLGLSVAASAAEYPIGKPAERGGMEIGAVYLQPIEMDPPGMMRAAKDSDVHLEADIHATGDNKSGFPEGEWVPYLVVKYELQKAGSANVIKGTFMPMVANDGPHYGDNVKLEGPGKYHLKYSILPPGADEMGHFGRHVDKETGVAPFFQPFDLEYDFVYAGTGKKGGY
- the phaC gene encoding class I poly(R)-hydroxyalkanoic acid synthase is translated as MTAHLSAAWPVPVSVAPDALAEIHADFSRDWLRLCEDAKRGALAPPSDRRFAGSAWTRSSEHMLIAHAYLLSARAMGRMVDAAQVSEPLRERLRFSIMQWVDALSPSNFLAFNPDAQQSIVETAGRALTAGLANLVQDLRKGRITQTDETQFEIGRNVAVTPGEVVYENRLMQLIQYAPSTRTVYARPLVVVPPNINKYYILDLQPDNSFVRHAVEQGHTVFIVSWRNPLPNDGDGVDKATWDDYLDEAVLRALAVAADITGQDQVNALGFCVGGTMLASALAQAHARGQRPAASLTLLTSLLDYHDTGVLKVFVDEGHALLRDQQLGKGGLMPARDLATTFSFLRPNELVWNYVVGNYLKGQTPPAFDLLFWNADSTNLPGPFFSWYFRNTYLENNLKVPGRAQANGVPIDLTRLDMPAYLFGSREDHIVPWTSAYASTQLLRGPRRFVLGASGHIAGVVNPPARRKRSYWVAADETGLPGDPNAWLSAAAEHPGSWWTDWAQWLAGHGGPQVRARTKLGNTRYRPIEPAPGRYVKVRAV
- the phbB gene encoding acetoacetyl-CoA reductase, with translation MSGKLAYVTGGMGGIGTAICQRLAKEGFRVVAGCGPSRNYQQWIDEQAAQGYTFHASVGNVSDWDSTKAAFERVTEELGPVDVLVNNAGITRDGLFRKMSVDDWRTVIDTNLNSLFNVTKQVLDGMVDRQWGRIINISSVNGQKGQFGQTNYSTAKAGIHGFTMALAQEVASKGVTVNTISPGYIGTDMVRAIRPDVLEKIVATIPVRRLGTPEEIASMTAWLASDESGFATGADFSLNGGLHMG
- the phaR gene encoding polyhydroxyalkanoate synthesis repressor PhaR, translating into MTQAQNGATPRLIKKYPNRRLYDTQTSTYITLADVKQLVLASEEFQVVDAKSGEDLTRSILLQIILEEESGGMPMFSSTMLSQIIRFYGHAMQGIMGSYLEKNIQAFMEIQQRMAEQSKGVYGSQFGPEAWTQFMNVQTPMLQKMMNNYIDQSKNLFVQMQDQMQDQTRAMFSSFPFPPGSTPGNRK